Proteins encoded within one genomic window of Eurosta solidaginis isolate ZX-2024a chromosome 1, ASM4086904v1, whole genome shotgun sequence:
- the LOC137238527 gene encoding CLIP domain-containing serine protease B8 encodes MMKPHSRSLVVICVLSVAFYVRAYSEVVLRSIPQKVDSNSNSNNNNAHTPPSNCDIPNETKLGVCLEVGNCSAYLQARSMANISSEKVNFLKKVQCTCKQNRDVNMFEPLVCCPANGQDYLYPSLKFSKFEHKRFENVTSQFKRKKLKRRIQTVENFNLRKECGKQVTNRIYGGEIAELDEFPWLALLVYHSNDLGCSGALIDDRHILTAAHCVQGEGVREKHGLKYIRLGEFNVKTEPDCIEEPDYLNCADAAMDIGYDRILVHPEYNEYSFSKYDDIAIIRLTHAVTFTHFVMPICLPNETDEKPFKVGEMFSVSGWGRTDLFNKYFHNIHSPIKLKLRIPFVERGNCTRLLSKLGIELGSKQVCAGGEFAKDTCAGDSGSPLMYFDRKRSRWVAYGVVSFGFTRCGMAGHPAVYTDVSAYLDWIHGKVTAK; translated from the exons ATGATGAAACCTCACAGTCGCAGTTTAGTTGTCATTTGTGTGCTATCAGTCGCGTTTTATGTGCGCGCTTACTCAGAAGTCGTATTACGTTCGATTCCGCAGAAAGTTGACAGCAATagcaatagcaacaacaataatgcTCATACTCCTCCATCTAATTGTGATATACCCAATGAAACGAAACTGGGCGTTTGCCTGGAAGTGGGAAATTGTTCAGCCTACTTACAGGCGCGTAGTATGGCCAATATATCCTCGGAAAAGGTGAATTTCCTTAAGAAAGTGCAATGTACCTGTAAACAAAACCGCGATGTGAATATGTTTGAGCCATTAGTTTGTTGTCCAGCCAATGGACAGGATTATTTGTACCCTTCGttgaaattttctaaattcgAGCATAAACGCTTTGAAAATGTAACATCGCAGTTCAAACGGAAGAAGCTAAAGCGTCGCATACAGACAGTGGAAAATTTTAATTTGCGTAAGGAATGCGGTAAACAGGTGACGAATCGTATTTATGGTGGGGAAATTGCCGAATTGGATGAGTTTCCGTGGCTGGCTCTGTTGGTGTATCATTCAA ATGACTTGGGTTGCAGTGGGGCGCTGATTGATGATCGTCATATTCTAACTGCGGCGCATTGCGTACAAGGTGAAGGTGTACGGGAGAAACATGGACT AAAATACATTCGACTGGGTGAATTTAATGTGAAAACTGAGCCAGATTGCATTGAGGAGCCTGATTATCTGAACTGTGCAGACGCAGCTATGGATATTGGATATGATCGAATCCTCGTACATCCAGAATACAACGAGTATTCGTTTAGTAAATATGATGATATTGCCATAATAAGACTGACACATGCGGTGACTTTTACACATTTCGTAATGCCAATTTGTTTGCCGAATGAAACGGATGAGAAGCCATTCAAGGTGGGTGAAATGTTTTCGGTATCTGGTTGGGGTCGCACCGACTTAT TCAATAAATATTTTCACAACATTCATAGCCCGATAAAGCTAAAACTAAGGATTCCATTTGTTGAGCGTGGTAATTGTACTAGGCTTTTGTCGAAATTGGGCATCGAGCTGGGATCGAAGCAGGTGTGCGCTGGCGGTGAGTTTGCCAAGGATACTTGTGCTGGGGATAGTGGCTCACCGCTTATGTATTTCGATCGTAAACGTTCCAGATGGGTCGCCTATGGCGTTGTCAGTTTTGGTTTTACGAGGTGCGGTATGGCTGGTCATCCGGCTGTTTACACCGATGTGTCGGCATACCTCGATTGGATACACGGTAAAGTAACTGCAAAatga
- the LOC137238528 gene encoding serine protease 7, producing the protein MCRSILCSVLSAFFFIGSVLGQYFVPETRSCSNPNGRFGACVSFHDCQTLFSLTEHGPMNPVDIQFIRSSQCFEGYGEGPYYVCCTGDTGFGYSDYDDFSRQQNTKQVPPVPSYFERPRYPGRGFDSNGHRNTQSFISSRTQMSVKQGGSLPGAPICGGVTISNKIYNGMDTDLNEFPWLVLLEYKRPSDTFSTNCGGSLINNRYVVTAAHCLKSTLTAVRLGEYDTTKIVDCVGYSCAPAALRVGIDEKIPHELFNNNSPNKENDIALIRLSQDVRFSDSIKPICLPSAVQQEPVVPTSGTLYTVAGWGKTLSSWKSAIKQKLQIPLVDLSQCQRKYRELRVNVVDSQICAGGNFGEDSCHGDSGSPLMRFRNAAWVLEGIVSFGYKCGLEGWPAVHTRVANFVPWIRSKLRQ; encoded by the exons atgtgcCGTTCAATTTTGTGTTCAGTTTTAAGTGCCTTTTTCTTTATCGGGTCGGTGCTTGGCCAATATTTCGTACCAGAAA ctcGTAGCTGCAGTAATCCTAACGGCCGCTTCGGCGCATGTGTCTCATTTCATGATTGCCAGACATTATTTTCGTTGACAGAACACGGTCCAATGAATCCAGTCGATATCCAGTTTATTCGATCTTCTCAATGCTTCGAAGGGTACGGTGAAGGACCATATTATGTGTGTTGCACTGGAGATACTGGGTTTGGATACAGCGATTATGACGATTTCAGTCGACAACAGAATACTAAACAAGTTCCACCCGTGCCATCATATTTTGAACGACCACGATATCCAGGACGTGGATTTGACAGCAACGGACACCGCAATACACAGAGTTTTATTTCATCCAGAACTCAAATGTCAGTCAAGCAAGGAGGGAGTTTGCCTGGCGCGCCCATTTGTGGCGGTGTTACGATATcgaataaaatttacaatggcatGGATACAGATTTAAACGAGTTCCCATGGTTGGTATTGTTGGAGTACAAAAGAC CATCCGATACTTTCTCAACTAATTGTGGTGGTTCACTAATTAACAACCGTTATGTGGTAACAGCGGCGCATTGCTTGAAGTCAACACT CACCGCAGTTCGTTTGGGTGAATACGACACGACCAAAATTGTTGACTGCGTTGGGTATTCGTGCGCTCCTGCAGCTTTGCGAGTCGGCATCGATGAAAAAATTCCACATGAATTATTTAATAACAACTCGCCTAATAAGGAGAATGACATTGCATTAATTCGGCTAAGTCAAGATGTACGTTTTTCAGATTCAATTAAACCCATTTGCTTACCATCAGCGGTGCAACAAGAACCTGTGGTGCCCACTAGCGGCACACTTTACACTGTTGCAGGTTGGGGAAAAACCCTAAGCAGTTGGAAAAGCGCgattaaacaaaaattacaaattcCACTTGTCGATTTGAGTCAATGTCAGCGAAAATATCGGGAACTTAGAGTTAATGTGGTTGATAGCCAAATATGTGCGGGTGGTAATTTTGGGGAGGACAGCTGTCATGGCGATTCGGGTAGCCCGTTGATGCGCTTTCGTAACGCTGCTTGGGTGTTGGAAGGCATAGTTTCATTTGGTTACAAATGCGGTCTGGAGGGTTGGCCAGCAGTGCACACGCGTGTAGCTAACTTTGTCCCGTGGATACGCAGCAAACTTCGTCAATAG